One segment of Primulina tabacum isolate GXHZ01 chromosome 6, ASM2559414v2, whole genome shotgun sequence DNA contains the following:
- the LOC142549133 gene encoding LOW QUALITY PROTEIN: 1-deoxy-D-xylulose 5-phosphate reductoisomerase, chloroplastic-like (The sequence of the model RefSeq protein was modified relative to this genomic sequence to represent the inferred CDS: inserted 2 bases in 2 codons): MALNLVSPTEIKALSFLDSSKSNYNLNLLKLQGGIVFRRKDGCTVAKRVHCSAQPPPPAWPGRAVFEPGRISWDGPKPISVVGSTGSIGIQTLDIVAENPDKFKVVALAAGSNVTLLSDQVKTFKPQLVSVRNESLVDELKEALAGVQDKPEIIPGEQGVIEVARHPDAVTVVTGIVGCAGLKPTVAAIEAGKDIALANKETLIAGGPFVLPLAHKHNVKILXADSEHSAIFQCIQGLPEGALRRIILTASGGAFRDWQVNKXKEVKVADALKHPNWKMGKKITVDSATLFNKGLEVIEAHYLYGADYDDIEIVIHPQSIIHSMVETLDSSILAQLGWPDMRLPILYTLSWPDRIYCSEITWPRLDLCKLGSLTFKSPDNVKYPSMDLAYAAGRAGGTMTGVLSAANEKAVEMFIDEKISYLDIFKVVELTCDKHRKELVSSPSLEEIIHYDLWARDYAAISRSDTVSCMSVSRG, from the exons ATGGCTTTGAATTTGGTGTCTCCAACTGAAATCAAGGCCCTTTCTTTCTTGGACTCCTCGAAATCCAATTACAACCTTAATCTCCTCAAGCTTCAAG GTGGGATTGTTTTTAGGAGGAAGGATGGATGCACAGTTGCCAAGAGAGTCCATTGTTCTGCTCAGCCGCCACCTCCAGCCTGGCCGGGCAGGGCTGTTTTTGAGCCAGGTCGTATCAGTTGGGACGGTCCAAAGCCTATTTCAGTAGTTGGGTCGACTGGCTCCATTGGAATCCAG ACATTGGACATTGTTGCGGAAAATCCAGATAAGTTTAAGGTTGTAGCACTTGCAGCTGGTTCAAATGTTACTCTTCTTTCTGATCAG GTAAAGACATTTAAACCTCAGCTAGTCTCGGTTCGAAATGAATCGTTAGTTGATGAGCTTAAAGAGGCTTTGGCTGGTGTCCAAGACAAACCTGAAATCATTCCTGGAGAACAGGGAGTCATAGAG GTTGCTCGACATCCAGATGCTGTTACTGTTGTTACAGGAATTGTGGGATGTGCGGGATTAAAG CCTACAGTAGCTGCTATTGAAGCTGGAAAAGACATCGCATTAGCCAATAAAGAGACACTGATTGCTGGAGGCCCTTTTGTCCTCCCGCTTGCGCACAAGCATAACGTTAAGATTC CTGCTGATTCTGAACATTCTGC TATTTTTCAGTGTATTCAAGGCTTGCCGGAGGGTGCTCTCAGGCGCATCATCTTGACAGCATCAGGTGGTGCTTTCAG AGATTGGCAGGTGAATA TTAAAGAAGTGaaagtagcagatgctttaaaACATCCTAACTGGAAAATGGGAAAAAAGATTACGGTTGACTCAGCTACACTTTTTAATAAG GGTCTAGAAGTCATCGAAGCTCACTATCTATATGGGGCCGATTATGATGACATCGAGATCGTTATTCATCCCCAATCAATCATACATTCAATGGTTGAGACTCTG GATTCATCAATATTGGCACAACTCGGGTGGCCTGATATGCGTTTGCCTATTCTATATACCCTATCTTGGCCAGACAGAATCTATTGTTCCGAGATTACGTGGCCTCGTCTTGATCTCTGCAA ACTTGGGTCTCTTACATTCAAGAGTCCCGACAATGTTAAGTATCCATCCATGGATCTTGCATATGCTGCTGGACGAGCGGGGGGAACCATGACTGGTGTCCTTAGTGCTGCAAATGAGAAAGCTGTAGAAATGTTCATCGACGAGAA GATTAGTTACCTGGACATATTCAAAGTTGTGGAGCTGACATGCGATAAACACCGGAAAGAATTGGTGTCTTCACCCTCTCTCGAAGAAATCATACACTACGACTTGTGGGCACGGGACTATGCAGCCATCAGCCGGTCTGACACCGTCTCTTGTATGAGCGTCTCCAGGGGATGA